One Pyrus communis chromosome 4, drPyrComm1.1, whole genome shotgun sequence genomic region harbors:
- the LOC137732450 gene encoding uncharacterized protein: MKFLDWYLKIAFGSALIGASMEFFMIKTGFYDKVTVLESEKRAYENSPEAQAIREALNPWRNRDAEASKES, encoded by the exons ATGAAGTTTCTGGATTGGTATTTGAAGATCGCATTCGGGTCGGCTCTGATTGGAGCCTCCATGGAGTTTTTCATGATCAAGACCGGCTTCT ATGACAAAGTAACTGTTCTGGAGTCAGAGAAACGGGCTTATGAAAATTCACCGGAGGCCCAAGCAATCAGGGAAGCTCTCAATCCTTGGAGAAATCGTGATGCAGAAGCAAGCAAGGAATCCTAA
- the LOC137732677 gene encoding peroxidase 24-like, giving the protein MYHEEHRMPSINVVLISLIVLVDDVSVCNGGRGGGRGRGGLSPVFYHKSCPEIGRIVKNITWSKVAENPTMAAKLLRMHYHDCFVRGCDASLLLDSTSDNTAEKEAIQNRNIRCYEVIDEIEARLEEECPGIVSCADIVALATRDAVSYQFGRPMWQVLTGRKDGKVSLSSEASANLPSAGANFTTLYQHFIGLGLNVIDLVALSGAHTIGVARCSVFQRRLNVTGKGDIDPTLDPEYAEFLRTQCTTPAVAVALDANSSVSCDSHYFAGLRQNKGLLTSDAALLTDRRSARIVRRLERFHVCMTYFGNSMKKMCAIGIKTREQDGGEIRKNCRVVNAN; this is encoded by the exons ATGTATCATGAAGAACATCGAAT GCCTAGCATAAATGTGGTGTTAATTTCTCTTATTGTGCTCGTTGACGACGTTAGCGTTTGTAATGGAGGTCGCGGTGGTGGTCGTGGTCGCGGTGGGCTTAGTCCGGTGTTCTATCACAAGAGTTGCCCTGAAATTGGAAGAATAGTGAAGAATATCACATGGAGCAAGGTTGCAGAAAATCCTACCATGGCAGCAAAACTTCTAAGGATGCACTACCATGACTGTTTTGTTAGG GGATGTGATGCATCACTATTGCTAGATTCAACCAGCGACAACACGGCGGAGAAGGAAGCAATACAAAACAGGAATATTAGATGTTATGAGGTTATTGATGAAATTGAAGCCAGATTAGAAGAAGAGTGTCCCGGCATCGTCTCATGTGCTGATATTGTTGCCTTGGCAACCCGAGATGCTGTCTCTTATCAA TTTGGAAGGCCGATGTGGCAGGTTTTAACCGGGAGAAAAGATGGAAAAGTCTCCCTTTCGTCAGAGGCTTCAGCAAACTTACCCTCCGCAGGTGCAAACTTCACCACACTCTACCAGCACTTTATTGGTTTGGGGCTGAACGTCATAGATCTTGTGGCATTATCAG GGGCACATACAATTGGAGTGGCACGTTGCTCTGTATTTCAAAGGAGACTGAACGTAACCGGAAAAGGTGACATAGACCCTACACTTGATCCAGAATACGCAGAGTTTTTGAGAACACAATGCACCACTCCGGCCGTCGCGGTGGCGCTGGACGCCAACAGCTCAGTTTCCTGTGACAGTCATTACTTTGCGGGGTTGAGGCAAAACAAAGGCCTCTTGACATCAGATGCTGCCCTACTCACTGACCGGCGTTCGGCTCGGATTGTTAGACGTTTGGAGAGGTTCCATGTTTGCATGACCTACTTTGGGAATTCAATGAAGAAAATGTGTGCCATTGGAATCAAAACACGAGAGCAGGACGGTGGAGAGATTAGAAAGAATTGCAGGGTTGTTAATGCTAATTAA
- the LOC137730857 gene encoding probable 1-deoxy-D-xylulose-5-phosphate synthase, chloroplastic — MALCAFSFPAHISKPAASADAQKSHFSVGTPLPCPSQQKLNQVMRKRPSGICASLSERGEYHSQRPPTPLLDTINYPIHMKNLSVKELQQLADELRSDVIFNVSKTGGHLGSSLGVVELTVALHYVFNAPQDRILWDVGHQSYPHKILTGRREKMHTMRQTNGLAGFTKRSESEYDCFGTGHSSTTISAGLGMAVGRDLKGGNNHVVAVIGDGAMTAGQAYEAMNNAGYLDSDMIIILNDNKQVSLPTASLDGPIPPVGALSSALSRLQSNRPLRELREVAKGVTKQIGGPVHNLAAKVDEYARGMISGTGSSLFEELGLYYIGPVDGHNLDDLISILKEVKITKTTGPVLIHLITEKGRGYPYAEKAADKYHGVAKFDPATGKQFKASASTQSYTTYFAEALIAEAEADKDIVAIHAAMGGGTGMNLFLRRFPTRCFDVGIAEQHAVTFAAGLACEGLKPFCAIYSSFLQRAYDQVVHDVDLQKLPVRFAMDRAGLVGADGPTHSGSFDVTFMACLPNMVVMAPSDEAELLDMVATAAAIDDRPSCFRYPRGNGVGVELPLGNKGTPLEVGKGRILIEGERVALLGYGAAVQSCLAASSLVESHGLRLTVADARFCKPLDRALIRSLAKSHEFLITVEEGSIGGFGSHVAHFLALDGLLDGKLKWRPIVLPDRYIDHGSPADQLAEAGLTPSHIAATVFNMLGQTREALEIMS; from the exons ATGGCTCTCTGCGCATTCTCATTTCCTGCACATATCAGCAAACCAGCAGCATCTGCAGATGCTCAGAAATCCCACTTCTCTGTGGGAACACCTCTTCCATGCCCATCTCAGCAGAAGCTCAATCAG GTGATGAGAAAACGGCCAAGTGGGATTTGTGCATCACTGTCAGAGAGAGGGGAGTATCACTCACAGAGACCTCCCACTCCTCTCTTGGACACCATCAACTATCCAATTCACATGAAAAATCTTTCTGTCAag GAGCTTCAACAACTAGCAGATGAGCTGAGGTCTGATGTGATCTTCAATGTTTCAAAAACTGGAGGCCACCTCGGTTCAAGCCTTGGTGTTGTGGAGCTCACTGTGGCTCTTCACTATGTCTTCAATGCTCCTCAGGACAGAATCTTGTGGGATGTTGGCCATCAG tCTTACCCACACAAAATCTTGACTGGGAGGAGAGAAAAGATGCACACCATGAGACAGACAAATGGATTAGCCGGCTTCACTAAGCGCTCTGAGAGCGAATACGATTGCTTTGGCACTGGTCACAGTTCTACCACTATCTCTGCAGGCTTGG GGATGGCAGTAGGCAGGGATCTAAAGGGAGGAAACAATCATGTAGTTGCTGTAATAGGTGATGGTGCCATGACAGCAGGGCAAGCGTATGAAGCCATGAACAATGCGGGGTACCTCGATTCTGACATGATTATTATTCTTAATGACAATAAACAGGTTTCTTTACCTACCGCTAGTCTTGACGGACCCATCCCGCCGGTAGGAGCTTTGAGTAGTGCTCTCAGTAGGTTGCAATCAAACAGGCCGCTCAGAGAATTAAGAGAGGTCGCCAAA GGAGTTACTAAACAAATTGGTGGCCCTGTGCATAATCTGGCAGCAAAAGTTGACGAGTATGCTCGAGGAATGATCAGTGGTACTGGTTCATCACTATTTGAAGAGCTTGGACTATATTATATAGGTCCGGTTGATGGTCACAACCTAGATGATCTTATTTCCATTCTCAAAGAGGTTAAAATTACCAAAACAACGGGTCCTGTCCTGATCCACCTTATCACTGAGAAAGGCAGGGGATATCCGTATGCAGAAAAAGCGGCAGACAAGTACCATG GAGTGGCCAAATTTGATCCGGCAACTGGAAAGCAATTCAAAGCAAGTGCTAGTACACAATCTTACACAACATACTTTGCAGAGGCTTTGATTGCAGAAGCTGAAGCGGACAAAGATATTGTTGCTATCCATGCTGCAATGGGAGGTGGAACAGGGATGAATCTGTTCCTCCGCCGGTTTCCAACAAGATGCTTTGATGTTGGAATAGCAGAACAGCATGCGGTTACTTTTGCTGCTGGTTTGGCCTGTGAAGGCCTAAAACCTTTCTGTGCAATTTATTCATCTTTCTTGCAGAGAGCTTATGACCAG GTAGTACATGACGTAGATTTGCAAAAGCTTCCGGTTAGATTTGCTATGGACAGAGCTGGGCTGGTCGGAGCTGATGGTCCTACGCATTCCGGGTCTTTTGATGTCACTTTCATGGCATGCCTTCCTAACATGGTGGTGATGGCCCCTTCTGATGAGGCAGAGCTTTTGGATATGGTAGCCACTGCTGCTGCCATAGATGACCGACCAAGTTGTTTCCGATACCCAAGAGGAAATGGGGTTGGTGTTGAGCTGCCACTAGGGAATAAAGGCACTCCTCTCGAG GTAGGAAAAGGAAGAATATTGATCGAAGGGGAAAGAGTTGCACTTTTGGGTTATGGAGCAGCAGTACAGAGCTGTTTGGCTGCCTCCTCTTTGGTGGAATCCCATGGTTTGCGCCTTACAGTTGCTGATGCACGATTTTGCAAACCACTGGACCGAGCTCTCATTCGCAGCCTTGCGAAGTCACATGAGTTTCTGATAACTGTGGAAGAAGGATCCATCGGAGGGTTTGGTTCTCACGTTGCTCATTTCCTGGCCCTTGATGGCCTTCTTGATGGAAAACTCAAG TGGAGACCGATTGTTCTTCCTGACCGGTACATTGACCACGGTTCCCCTGCTGATCAATTGGCTGAGGCCGGACTCACCCCTTCTCACATTGCAGCAACCGTATTCAATATGCTTGGACAAACAAGAGAGGCCCTGGAGATAATGTCATGA